A window of Maioricimonas rarisocia genomic DNA:
TCTTCGAGCATGATGTCGATTCCCTCACCGCCCGGATCGGCTGCGCCACCATGCGCCAGTTCGGACCGGGGCGGCATCTTCGGTGCATCCGCCCGCTGCTGCTCGAGAGCGAACGCCCGCTGCTCGTACTCCCGGATGCGATCCAGATGCTCTGACAGTCTCGCCCGCGAGGCGGCTCCCAATGGCGATCGCTGTCCGGTGTAGAACTGGTACTGATTGACGACCGTATCGAGCACGCTCAACTTGAGTCGTCGCGTGCGGGCGTCATCGTCGGCAACGTTGACGACACCGAAGACCCGTTCGAACAGGGCGCGGGGCGTCTCCTGCATCATCGCCGCCACGGTGCCGTCTTCGTTGTAGCTGTGCACGTACCGACTGACGCGGCTGCGGCGGAAGAACGTTCCCGCAACGAGCGTCGGCACCTGATCGGCTGGCAAGCCATTCGGGTGATGCGCCTTGCGGATGACCTGATCGAGCGACGGACCGCCGGCACGGGCTTCGCCGTTGGGGGGCTCGGCCGTGAACGCACCGGACGCTCCATCGAAGTGGGCGTTGATCCCCTTCTGGTCGCAGCGGACCTGGTCGACACCCCGCATGATCAGCAGCTTGTCCGCCAGCGGCTTGAGTGGCTCGAGGACACCTTCGAACCCTTCCGTCTGGATCGGTGCCGGAACCCCAAGTCCGAAGAACACGTTGAAGGCTCGAACGGGCACAGCGGGAGCCTGAGGCGCGGCAGCAGCCGTCGAAACGAGCATCTCTTCGAGGAACGGCAGCCCGATCGTAATGCCGCCCAGTCCCTTCAGTGCGGTTCGCCGATCGATACGTGGTGACTTCACGGCGTCGTCTCCGGTTCGGTTCGAGTTTTCTGAACAAGGTCGCTGAGCACGATGGCCCGGATCAGATCCGGATACGTTCCCCCATCCTGCCATGCGGCCTCATGGATTTCACGCACAATCGCGGCCTCCGCCACGCCAGGCGGTCGGCCAAGGGCAAACTGCGTCAACTTCCAGGTGATGCATTCGCGCACCCGGTCACTTTCGGCCAGCACATTCATCAAATCTGCCGAGGAATCGTAAGCGATGCGTTCGTCGCCGCCCGGAATGACAATCTCCCCATCATCCCGCAGGCGGTTGCCATGCTCGTCCTTCTCGTGCCAGCGGCCGATCCCGTCGAACTTCTCCAGCCCGAAAGCGAACGGCTCGAACTTCACGTGGCAGACGCCGCACTGGGCATCGGCAATGCGTCCCTCGGCAATCGCCCGCTGCGTCAGTCCGGCCTTCGTCGGCACCGGCGTCGTGTCGACACACGGAGGCGGATCACCGACACGACCGCGAAGCATGTCCGTCAGTACGAACAGCCCTCGCGTGACCATCGAGGCATCGTCTCCGCCAACC
This region includes:
- a CDS encoding DUF1552 domain-containing protein encodes the protein MKSPRIDRRTALKGLGGITIGLPFLEEMLVSTAAAAPQAPAVPVRAFNVFFGLGVPAPIQTEGFEGVLEPLKPLADKLLIMRGVDQVRCDQKGINAHFDGASGAFTAEPPNGEARAGGPSLDQVIRKAHHPNGLPADQVPTLVAGTFFRRSRVSRYVHSYNEDGTVAAMMQETPRALFERVFGVVNVADDDARTRRLKLSVLDTVVNQYQFYTGQRSPLGAASRARLSEHLDRIREYEQRAFALEQQRADAPKMPPRSELAHGGAADPGGEGIDIMLEELRSEWRLLADLYALAIQTDRARFGSITFLAAGERIRLTGKYEYDGRLIHEFNDARQLNASGSQGCSHEWWHKFNEKKDNQQLRAHAHMKLNEVAYFMSRLDGPDCVEANGRTILENTLLTISTESGDGRHNDPKRELSGVFHAITGAGGRFRTGQILDVNAEGLDVYNTMLETMGAGRPLGPQKRDSRVVDAIRA